The Glycine soja cultivar W05 chromosome 6, ASM419377v2, whole genome shotgun sequence genome has a window encoding:
- the LOC114414390 gene encoding G2/mitotic-specific cyclin-2-like → MEGSKENRVPPLPLIPSSNLQQGGGPRMKRLLHHHHRLPLGNISQNVMLHSHVNKLDLARKFTPHTVQHHFPQPHPQPQENKKQNLLAPTPSYQLDCDIVDIDDDDGDGSDDAVPVFVKHTEAMLDEIDKIEEVEMEDVEEEPVLDIDACDRKDTLAVVEYIDDIYSFYKDIENSSRVSPNYMNSQFDINERMRAILIDWLVEVHYKFELLEETLFLTVNLIDRFLERQAVIRKKLQLVGVTAMLIACKYEEVSVPTVEDFILITDKAYTRNEVLDMEKLMMNILQFKLSVPTPYMFMRRFLKAAHSDKKLELLSFFLVELCLVECKMLKFSPSLLAAAAIYTAQCSLYQFKQWTKTTEWYTDYSEEKLLECSRLMVTFHQKAGSGKLTGVYRKYNTWKYGCAAKIEPALFLLDN, encoded by the exons ATGGAGGGCTCAAAGGAAAACCGTGTGCCTCCGCTTCCGCTCATACCCTCTTCGAATCTTCAACAAG GCGGTGGTCCAAGAATGAAGCGCCTACTCCATCACCATCACCGGCTGCCTCTCGGCAACATCAGTCAGAATGTTATGCTTCATTCTCATGTCAACAAACTAGATCTTGCCCG CAAGTTTACGCCACACACAGTTCAGCACCACTTCCCTCAGCCACATCCACAGCCTCAA GAAAATAAGAAACAGAACCTTTTGGCCCCGACCCCGAGTTACCAGTTAGATTGTGATATCGTAGATATTGATGACGACGATGGGGATGGCAGTGATGATGCCGTTCCGGTATTTGTCAAGCACACTGAAGCCATGCTTGACGAAATTGACAAGATA GAGGAAGTTGAAATGGAAGATGTAGAGGAGGAACCTGTTTTGGACATCGATGCCTGTGATAGGAAAGATACACTGGCAGTGGTTGAGTACATAGATGATATATACAGTTTCTACAAGGATATTGAG AATTCGAGCCGTGTCTCTCCAAATTACATGAATAGTCAATTTGACATTAATGAAAGGATGAGGGCTATTCTTATTGACTGGCTTGTTGAG GTTCACTACAAATTTGAGCTTTTGGAGGAGACGTTGTTCCTTACTGTCAATCTCATAGACAGGTTCTTGGAGCGTCAGgcagtgatcagaaagaaactTCAGTTAGTTGGTGTAACAGCCATGCTAATAGCTTGTAAGTATGAGGAGGTCTCAGTTCCTACCGTTGAGGATTTTATTCTCATAACAGACAAGGCATATACAAGAAATGAAGTTTTAGATATG GAGAAATTAATGATGAACATCTTGCAATTCAAGTTGTCTGTGCCTACTCCATACATGTTCATGAGAAGATTTCTTAAGGCAGCTCATTCTGATAAAAAG CTGGAGCtcttgtccttcttcttggtcGAGCTTTGCTTGGTAGAATGCAAAATGCTGAAGTTTTCACCATCTTTGCTGGCTGCTGCAGCCATTTACACAGCTCAATGTAGTCTGTACCAGTTTAAGCAATGGACTAAGACTACCGAGTGGTACACTGATTACTCAGAAGAGAAACTTCT TGAATGCTCAAGGCTGATGGTTACTTTCCATCAGAAAGCTGGATCGGGGAAACTCACAGGTGTATATAGAAAGTACAATACATGGAAGTATGGCTGTGCCGCGAAAATAGAACCAGCCCTGTTTCTACTGGATAATTAA
- the LOC114414393 gene encoding sorcin-like has product MEKRVAILQEWFDRVDSEKSGSITAVQLKTALAVGNLEFPLSVVQQMIRMYDFDRNGTMSFQEFVSLNNFLLKVQHAFSDLERGRGFLVPDDVFEALVKIGFMLDSPAFYSVCESFDQSENGRFQLDNLISICIFLQSARNLFNSFDTAKQGRVTLDLNQFVYCTANCRI; this is encoded by the exons atggaGAAGAGGGTAGCAATATTACAGGAATGGTTTGACCGCGTTGACTCGGAGAAAAGTGGAAGCATAACAGCGGTGCAGCTAAAG ACAGCTCTTGCTGTGGGCAACCTGGAATTTCCGCTCTCAGTGGTTCAGCAAATGATCAG GATGTACGATTTCGACCGGAATGGTACTATGAGCTTTCAAG AATTTGTTTCACTCAACAACTTCCTTCTTAAG GTTCAACATGCATTTTCTGATCTAGAGAG GGGTCGTGGTTTTCTTGTACCTGATGATGTATTTgag GCTTTGGTAAAAATTGGTTTCATGCTGGATTCTCCTGCTTTTTACTCTGTCTGTGAG AGCTTCGATCAAAGTGAAAATGGGAGGTTTCAGCTGGACAACTTAATATCAATCTGTATATTCTTACAATCAGCACG GAACCTGTTTAATTCATTTGATACAGCAAAACAAGGCAGAGTTACTCTCGATCTGAATCAATTTGTCTATTGTA CTGCCAATTGCAGAATATGA